From a single Pseudopipra pipra isolate bDixPip1 chromosome 15, bDixPip1.hap1, whole genome shotgun sequence genomic region:
- the C15H5orf47 gene encoding uncharacterized protein C5orf47 homolog — protein sequence MERGRRSRPPVPLVYVNSFGSHRCGSVIRLGRGSRRGSEQSPPGSARSPRAAPEPQDEPSPGPGSCRAGRPSSRPPGDQEAKAKAHTFDFPIPSKHVDKVIKRKKKKSKVWHKVWKVISKMLEENERFRSRLLACSQLDGEGSGVNQTSQNGAYLDREECIFGWV from the exons ATGGAGCGCGGCCGCCGCAGCCGCCCTCCCGTGCCCCTCGTGTATGTGAACAGCTTCGGCTCGCACCGCTGCGGCTCCGTGATCCGCCTGGGCCGGGGCTCACGGCGGGGCTCCGAGCAGAGTCCCCCGGGCTCGGCCAGGAGCCCGAGGGCCGCCCCGGAGCCGCAGGACGagcccagccccggcccggggagctgccgTGCGGGGAGACCCAGCAGCCGCCCCCCCG GTGACCAAGAGGCTAAAGCTAAGGCTCACACCTTTGACTTTCCCATCCCTTCAAAACATGTTGATAAAGTCATAAAAcgaaagaagaaaaag TCCAAAGTCTGGCATAAGGTCTGGAAAGTCATTTCAAAAATGcttgaagaaaatgaaaggttCAGAAGTCGACTGTTGGCCTGCAGTCAGCTGGATGGAGAAG GCTCTGGTGTGAACCAAACTTCACAGAATGGGGCATACCTGGACAGG GAGGAGTGCATCTTTGGCTGGGTGTAG